TCTTGTATGATAAATATATAAAAATATTTATCTATACAACCTCCTTTCAATTATTTTTTATTTAAATTTGTTATATAATTTTATTAATGAAACTGTGGACTTTTTATAACCCTTTATTGAACTTTTAAGTTACTTTTTAAAGGAGACTATTGCCACTGTTTTTTCTCAAATACTTATAGTTGGTTAGAATTTTTATTCTTCATGTTTGCAAGAATGTATTGATTAAAACTTTGTGGATACACAGTTTCTATACTATTAACTAAAGGATGTGGTTTTATGCTATTGTTAGGTGTTGATATCGCTAAATTAAATCATGTTGCTTCTTTTATTGATTCCTCTTCTGGCGAACTTATTTTTTCAAATTTTAAATTTCAAAATAATATACTTGGTTTTTCAAGTTTATTTGAAAAAATTTCTAAATTCTCAGTTTCTGAAATTATTATTGGCTTAGAATCAACTGGCCATTATGGAGAAAATTTTATTAATTTTTTCTTCCAGAAAGGATTTAAAATTGCTGTTATCAATCCTTTACAAACTTCACATCTGCGCAAAGCAAATATCAGAGATTCTAAAAATGACAGATTAGATTCTATTAATATTGCTAAAGCTTTATTATTTGGAAAACATACATATGTTTCTCAAAAAAATCTTACTAATTTTTCGCTAAAAAAACTTACTCGTTTTAGAAAAAGTTTAATTAAACAAAAAACCAAAACTAAAATTCAACTTGTTTCATTACTTGATATTATTTTCCCTGAATTGCAGTATTTTTTTAAATCAGGAGTGCATTCAAATGCAGTTTATACTCTTTTAAAAAAGTATCCTTCTACAGAAAAAATAGCTGCTTTAAGAGAAAAATCTTTATTCTCTATTTTGAACAAAGCTTCAAAAGGTCATTACAAAGAACAACATGCTTCGCAATTAAAAAGTCTAGCTAAATCTTCTGTAGGTATTAAGGATACTTCTATCTCTATGCATATACCCCAATTAATACAATTAATTGAGATGTTAGATAGCCAAATTAAAGCTATTGAAAAAGAAATTGATTCTTTTATTGATGAAGAATCTCCTATTCTAACTATTCCTGGAATCAATACTGTCGCTGCTGCTTCTATTCTTGGAGAAATTAATGATATCGAGAATTTTGATTCCTCTTCAAAGTTACTCGCTTTTTCTGGATTAGATCCAAAGATAAGGCAATCTGGAAACTTCAATGCTTCATCATGCCGAATGTCTAAAAAAGGTTCTTCATATTTACGCTATGCTCTAATTTTTACTGCCTGGAATCTTGTTAGGAACAGCGCAACCTTTAATAGGTATTATTTGAGTAAACGAGCTCAAGGGAAATCACATTATAGCGCATTAGGGCATACAGCCCACAAATTAGTAAGAGTAATTTATACACTACTCAAGAAAAACATTTCATATCAAGAGGATTTTATTTCTTAAAATTTTTAT
The window above is part of the Fusobacterium sp. DD2 genome. Proteins encoded here:
- a CDS encoding IS110 family transposase, encoding MLLLGVDIAKLNHVASFIDSSSGELIFSNFKFQNNILGFSSLFEKISKFSVSEIIIGLESTGHYGENFINFFFQKGFKIAVINPLQTSHLRKANIRDSKNDRLDSINIAKALLFGKHTYVSQKNLTNFSLKKLTRFRKSLIKQKTKTKIQLVSLLDIIFPELQYFFKSGVHSNAVYTLLKKYPSTEKIAALREKSLFSILNKASKGHYKEQHASQLKSLAKSSVGIKDTSISMHIPQLIQLIEMLDSQIKAIEKEIDSFIDEESPILTIPGINTVAAASILGEINDIENFDSSSKLLAFSGLDPKIRQSGNFNASSCRMSKKGSSYLRYALIFTAWNLVRNSATFNRYYLSKRAQGKSHYSALGHTAHKLVRVIYTLLKKNISYQEDFIS